GGCGAGCCGGTAGCGGGTCATCCGGCGCAGTGACGGACGGTAGACGTGCACGCTGACCGCAGGTTGAGTGCCCCGATTGCTGACCGCGTGCACGTGCCGGGGGCCGAATCGACGGCCGACGCCGGCGGCGAGCCGGTGCGGGCGCAGCCGGCCCGCGGTGACCGTCTCCTCGGTGAGGGTGCCGGCGAGGACCAGGAACGCCCCGGCGCAGCCGCCGTGGTCGTGCAGGTCGGTGCCCTGGCCGGGCAGCCAGCTCAGCGCCCAGACCTCGTGGTCGGCGGCGACGGCGAGGCGGGCGTACCACCGTTCCGCGCGGTCGAAGCGGAGCGGGACCGGCCAGCGGACCGGGTCGGCGTGGCGCCGCGCGACGGCGAGCAGGTCGGACTGGTCGGTGCCGGTCATGGGTGGTCGTCCTCCCGGTACGGTGCGGCGCGTGCCCACCGAGCATAGGAGGTAAACCCTATAGGTTTAGTAGGCAATACCGGATGGTGGGACGTGGTGCGCGGCTCCGGTTGCCCGGATCAGCGCAGGACCGGTGGCTCCACCCGGTAGCCGGGCACCGACGGCCAGCGGACCGTCAGCACCACCGACTCCCGCTCGGCGTACCAGGAGTGGTCCACTCCTCGGCCCCACACCACGTAGTCACCCGGGGTGCCGAGCAGCACCGTCCGATCCGGCAGCTCCACCCGGAACCGGCCGCTGATCAGCACCAGCAGGGCCGTCCGCCGCTCCCCGGTGGCCCAGCGCGACCGGGCCTCCCCCGCCGGGTGCACGCCCCACTTGACCTCCACCTCGGCGCTGTGCCGCACGTCGCCCGCCGGCTTGAAGTGCCCGAGCAGCCAGCCGGCGTCGGTCGCCCCGTCCACCCCGGCGTTGCCGACGTACACCGCGTCGTCCATCCCACCTCCCGTGCCGGGTCGGCAAGTTACCAGGCGACGGACCCACTAGCGTGGACGGATGACCGACGACCTCGACGCCGAGACCCTCGCCTTCGCGCACCGCATGTTCGACCTGGCCCGCGCCGGGGCCGCCGAGGAACTGGCCGGGTACGTCGACGCGGGGCTGCCGGTCAACATGACCAACGACAAGGGCGACACACTGCTGATCCTGGCCGCGTACCACGCCCACCCCGAGACCGTGGCGGCGCTGCTGGCCCGGGGCGCCGACCACGCGCGGGTCAACGACCGGGGGCAGACCGCCCTCGCCGCGGCGGTCTTCCGGAAGAACGCCGACGCCGTCCGGGCCCTGCTCGACGCCGGTGCCGACCCCGAGCACGGCAGCCCGTCCGCCGTGGACACCGCCCGCTTCTTCGACCTGCCGGAGATGCTGGCCGCGCTCGCCCGGAGCTGACCGCCGCTCGGAAC
The Micromonospora sp. R77 DNA segment above includes these coding regions:
- a CDS encoding cysteine dioxygenase family protein, translated to MTGTDQSDLLAVARRHADPVRWPVPLRFDRAERWYARLAVAADHEVWALSWLPGQGTDLHDHGGCAGAFLVLAGTLTEETVTAGRLRPHRLAAGVGRRFGPRHVHAVSNRGTQPAVSVHVYRPSLRRMTRYRLADGRLQVADVAEAGVAW
- a CDS encoding signal peptidase I codes for the protein MDDAVYVGNAGVDGATDAGWLLGHFKPAGDVRHSAEVEVKWGVHPAGEARSRWATGERRTALLVLISGRFRVELPDRTVLLGTPGDYVVWGRGVDHSWYAERESVVLTVRWPSVPGYRVEPPVLR
- a CDS encoding ankyrin repeat domain-containing protein, which translates into the protein MTDDLDAETLAFAHRMFDLARAGAAEELAGYVDAGLPVNMTNDKGDTLLILAAYHAHPETVAALLARGADHARVNDRGQTALAAAVFRKNADAVRALLDAGADPEHGSPSAVDTARFFDLPEMLAALARS